In a single window of the Gossypium hirsutum isolate 1008001.06 chromosome D02, Gossypium_hirsutum_v2.1, whole genome shotgun sequence genome:
- the LOC107908909 gene encoding autophagy-related protein 2 isoform X1, translating into MFGAWNNFAKSAEAVVSRWAVKRVFKFLLKKKLGQFILGDIDLDQLDVQLTEGTIQLSDLVLNVDYLNRKIGPAASLVIKEGSIGSLLVKMPWKGKGCQVEVDELELLLAPCSEDHLSSADETCSSNDDGNDYNYTDLGKFSNEMAGSHRNPDNVHEGVKTIAKMVKWFLTSFNVKIKKLIVAFDPSLEKGEELGFHRTLVLRISEIECGTCVSEDASLGDEDRDHSFLGISQLTNFVKFHGAALELLQMEDVDNKSCASHTSGMTFSGLQSCSPSNAAIRILSGKGGGFSGNLKLSIPWKNGSLDIRKVDADVSIDPVELRFQPSIIKWFLLSWETCKKFDKVEKSMHYETADSIYLNSNSQFQSPAHASAMAVIDEVVENHGRFSADCTSLRVQESVDEVLLPGSRFIPNWVPISIGKNKRDRVGEEADFGASVDQFFECFDGMRNSQSALGSSGMWNWTCSVFSAITAASSLASGSLHIPSEQQHVQTNLKAAFAGISIVLSFHDEDLDLLCDLIDLSSNIHYLGIECRDISVLVQVCPQEMRFEGTLVHVEAADYFFCKDGGDGSSNVDSKTFKIRNLQDEVHHALPLFSSSTGDQSSGVFRELVSTDFPLRGNGDMVKIVLFTTSGVTHCQCTVRSSSSGGGFSGQTSFSLKLPPLTFWFNFSLLKMLSELLKEVGKSTEIGNNKKVSYDACYENSESSHPRVKRSSSTCITTLSSAETLRGNILISDARVILCFPFKSDDDDDGRYTSWDQFIVLDISSPSPSKGGMQDNSPHLDGSLQKQFPSAGTRSLHLNFGNLCLYSVISAHKDGSGIDYGGMQRHKFSSQKILSVSNGSGCLSFISIFWQEGPVTGLWIAEKAKFLATQEESRSGNKYIGKGYEFATVTTVKDLDDLSVQTRQEIIFSTTCFAHIHLSSVMVDLDSSQYSGLHNLLKQIITGLSCFSCDATGTKEEDSMPQTSVLLECDSLEISIKPDAVENVKAPMQSELPGSWGCLRLNIQKFNLLSVSNIGGIRGSSFLWLTHSEGTLWGSISGVQNQEFLLISCSDSAMKRGDGGGSNALSSRLAGLDIVNFWEPESCQDFTSITVRCSTIVAVGGRLDWMDVICSFFSLPSVDPEQSVEHNLPKGDLDTPPRRASFVLKLVDIAVSYEPHLKNLTVHSEVLDSNSASSNGKEDMSEPYVACLLAASTFCLSNSMVADSLDNEYKIRVQDLGLLLCEVFECDKLGDSYSAEQLNGGGYVKVAREALIEAVVKTNCSNGLLWMVECSNSQIYVETCHDTTSGLIRLAAQFQQLFAPDVEESIVHLQTRWNNYQMAQQRTDEKSRDLNSDISPSSQIHTATVELEGKCGVAGLMDEISEDAFYLDRKETFQFSSSEVEFHLPLEEHVTEEACSLSFENAEMFSRDLPFNGIGLESSQTSFLEPGCFPELIESYCLSELRPLTELSTGLKSSHEVLKYRSIDMGEGDLGRGNSGWYEDASLRIVENHISEPSGQAGLKPIVEGQLSYHDSGVPDNTVNIIGRVLLKNINVRWRMHAGLDWHKTRKSNMCSNNILGRDRTVCLELAVSGLEFQYDIFTPGGVSVSKLSLSVHDFHLYDKSTDAPWKLVLRYYDSKDHPRESSSKAFKLDLEAVRPDPSTPLEEYRLRIALLPMRLQLHQSQLDFLISFFGEKSTSLDQTTSYPPDTDLLVKKSHNLAGHAIANEALLPYFQKFDIWPIIVRVDYSPHHVDLAALKGGKYAELVNFVPWKGIELELKHVHAVGVYGWGSVCETIIGEWLEDISQNQIHKVLCGFPTVQSLVAVGAAAAKLVSLPLESYRKDQRVLKGMQRGTMAFLRSISLEAVGLGVHLAAGTRDILLQAEYMFTNIPPPVSWSSQGKSKTKKKTNVRHNHPKDAQQGIQQAYESISNGLGKSASALVQKPLKKYQRGASASSALATAVRAVPTAAIAPASGCASAIHCALLGLRNSLDPERKKESMEKYFGPTLPQDPN; encoded by the exons ATGTTTGGCGCGTGGAATAATTTTGCGAAATCGGCTGAGGCGGTGGTTTCCCGGTGGGCGGTGAAGAGAGTGTTTAAATTTTTGCTGAAGAAGAAGCTTGGACAATTTATTTTAGGGGATATTGATTTGGACCAACTCGATGTTCAGCTTACAGAAGGCACCATCCAGCTCTCTGACCTCGTCCTCAACGTCGATTATCTTAATCGGAAG ATTGGTCCAGCAGCATCTTTGGTCATAAAAGAGGGGTCTATAGGCTCTTTATTAGTTAAAATGCCTTGGAAGGGTAAAGGATGTCAAGTTGAGGTTGATGAACTTGAGCTGTTGCTTGCCCCTTGCTCGGAGGATCATTTATCAAGTGCAGATGAGACTTGTAGTTCCAATGATGATGGTAATGATTATAATTACACTGACTTAGggaaattttcaaatgaaatggCAGGAAGTCATAGGAATCCTGATAATGTCCATGAAGGTGTAAAGACAATTGCAAAGATGGTAAAATGGTTTCTTACAAGCTTTAATGTAAAGATTAAAAAGTTAATAGTTGCATTTGATCCATCTCTAGAGAAGGGTGAAGAACTGGGCTTCCACAGGACTTTGGTGCTTCGGATATCAGAAATAGAATGTGGAACTTGTGTCTCTGAAGATGCTAGTTTAGGTGATGAAGATAGAGATCACAGTTTTCTTGGAATTAGCCAACTTACAAACTTTGTTAAATTCCATGGAGCTGCACTTGAGCTTCTTCAGATGGAGGATGTTGACAATAAATCTTGTGCTTCACACACATCAGGAATGACTTTTTCTGGATTGCAGTCGTGTTCTCCATCAAATGCTGCTATTCGAATCCTGTCAGGGaaaggaggtggattttcagggAATTTGAAGCTTAGCATTCCCTGGAAGAATGGTTCCTTGGACATTCGCAAAGTGGATGCAGATGTTTCTATTGATCCAGTAGAATTAAGATTTCAACCTAGCATAATTAAATGGTTCTTACTTTCATGGGAAACTTGCAAGAAGTTTGACAAGGTTGAGAAGAGTATGCACTATGAGACAGCAGACTCTATATACTTAAATTCCAATTCTCAATTCCAATCACCAGCACATGCTTCTGCCATGGCTGTCATTGATGAAGTTGTAGAAAATCATGGAAGGTTTTCTGCAGACTGTACTTCCTTGCGTGTTCAAGAATCTGTCGATGAAGTATTGCTACCTGGTTCGCGTTTTATACCTAATTGGGTACCAATTTCCATTGGTAAAAACAAGAGGGACCGTGTTGGAGAAGAAGCTGACTTTGGTGCAAG TGTGGACCAATTTTTTGAGTGTTTTGATGGAATGAGAAATTCACAATCAGCTTTGGGAAGTAGTGGAATGTGGAACTGGACATGCTCTGTTTTCAGTGCAATAACTGCTGCTTCCAGCCTTGCATCTGGATCTTTGCATATTCCTTCTG AACAGCAGCATGTTCAAACTAATCTTAAAGCAGCCTTTGCTGGAATTTCTATTGTGTTGTCCTTTCATGATGAAGATCTGGATCTTTTGTGTGATCTAATAGATCTCAgttcaaacattcattatttgGGCATAGAATGCAGGGATATCTCTGTTCTCGTGCAG GTATGTCCTCAAGAAATGAGGTTTGAAGGAACACTGGTGCATGTTGAAGCTGCTGATTATTTCTTCTGCAAGGATGGAGGGGATGGTAGCAGTAACGTTGACAGTAAAACCTTTAAAATCAGAAATCTGCAAGATGAGGTTCACCATGCTCTTCCTCTGTTTTCCTCATCTACGGGAGATCAATCTTCAGGTGTATTCCGCGAGTTAGTTTCTACTGATTTTCCACTCAGAGGCAACGGTGATATGGTCAAAATTGTGTTGTTTACAACCTCTGGGGTCACTCACTGCCAATGTACTGTGAGGTCTAGTTCATCTGGTGGTGGGTTTTCGGGGCAAACTTCTTTCTCACTGAAACTGCCACCTCTAACTTTTTGGTTTAACTTCTCATTGCTAAAAATGTTATCGGAGCTCTTGAAGGAAGTTGGAAAATCTACTGAAATAGGTAATAACAAAAAAGTCTCATATGATGCTTGCTATGAGAATTCTGAATCATCTCATCCTCGTGTTAAAAGAAGTTCTAGCACTTGCATTACAACCTTGTCTTCGGCAGAAACGTTACGAGGCAACATATTAATCTCCGATGCAAGAGTAATTCTCTGTTTCCCTTTTAagagtgatgatgatgatgatggaagATACACTTCATGGGATCAATTTATTGTTCTTGATATTTCTTCACCATCACCGTCCAAGGGTGGAATGCAAGACAATAGTCCACATCTTGATGGAAGTCTGCAGAAACAATTTCCCTCAGCTGGCACACGTTCTTTGCATCTGAACTTTGGTAATCTTTGCTTATACTCAGTCATATCTGCTCATAAAGATGGTAGTGGAATTGACTATGGTGGCATGCAGAGGCATAAATTTTCTTCTCAAAAGATTCTTTCTGTCAGCAACGGGAGTGGGTGTCTTTCCTTCATTAGTATCTTTTGGCAGGAGGGTCCTGTGACTGGCCTTTGGATAGCAGAGAAAGCCAAGTTCTTAGCGACACAAGAAGAAAGCAGGAGTGGAAATAAATACATAGGAAAAGGTTATGAGTTTGCGACTGTTACCACTGTGAAAGATCTTGATGATCTAAGTGTTCAAACCCGCCAGGAGATAATTTTTAGCACAACATGCTTTGCTCACATTCATTTGTCTTCTGTTATGGTTGACCTAGACAGTTCACAGTATAGTGGCTTGCATAACCTTTTAAAACAGATTATTACTGGATTATCGTGTTTCTCATGTGATGCAACTGGTACCAAAGAAGAGGATTCAATGCCTCAAACATCAGTTCTTCTGGAATGCGATTCTCTAGAAATTTCAATCAAACCAGATGCAGTTGAAAATGTGAAAGCTCCCATGCAGAGTGAACTTCCAGGTTCATGGGGTTGTCTGAGACTGAACATTCAGAAATTCAATTTACTATCTGTCTCAAATATTGGTGGTATTAGAGGTTCCAGTTTTCTATGGTTAACCCACAGTGAGGGTACATTATGGGGTTCAATCTCTGGGGTTCAAAATCAGGAGTTTCTTTTAATCTCATGTAGTGATTCTGCAATGAAACGTGGTGATGGAGGAGGTTCAAATGCTTTATCTTCTAGGTTAGCTGGTTTAGATATTGTAAACTTCTGGGAGCCAGAGAGCTGCCAAGATTTTACATCTATAACTGTGAGGTGCAGCACAATTGTTGCTGTAGGTGGTCGTTTGGACTGGATGGATGTCATATGCTCCTTTTTCAGCTTGCCTTCAGTGGATCCTGAACAATCTGTTGAGCATAATTTACCAAAGGGAGATTTAGACACCCCCCCTCGCCGAGCTTCATTTGTTCTTAAATTGGTTGATATTGCTGTGAGTTATGAACCCCACTTAAAGAACTTGACTGTTCATAGTGAAGTTCTTGACTCAAATTCTGCTTCTTCAAATGGCAAAGAAGACATGTCTGAACCTTATGTAGCTTGTCTGCTAGCTGCATCTACCTTCTGTCTTTCAAATTCAATGGTGGCAGATTCCCTAGATAATGAATATAAAATTAGAGTGCAAGATCTAGGTCTTCTTCTTTGTGAAGTCTTTGAGTGCGACAAACTTGGGGATTCTTATAGTGCCGAACAACTTAATGGGGGTGGTTATGTTAAAGTTGCTCGAGAGGCACTTATTGAAGCTGTTGTAAAAACTAACTGTAGCAATGGCCTTCTGTGGATGGTAGAGTGTTCTAATTCTCAAATTTATGTTGAAACCTGCCATGACACCACATCTGGTTTGATTCGCCTGGCCGCTCAATTCCAACAGTTATTTGCCCCTGATGTGGAGGAGTCTATTGTGCACTTACAAACACGGTGGAATAATTATCAGATGGCACAACAGAGGACTGATGAGAAAAGTAGAGACCTAAATTCGGACATTAGCCCATCTTCTCAAATTCATACTGCTACTGTAGAGTTAGAGGGTAAATGTGGGGTGGCTGGCTTGATGGATGAGATATCTGAAGATGCATTTTACTTGGATAGAAAGGAGACCTTCCAGTTCAGTTCTTCTGAGGTAGAGTTTCACCTTCCCCTTGAGGAACATGTTACTGAAGAAGCTTGTAGCTTAAGCTTTGAAAATGCTGAGATGTTTTCTCGCGATCTACCTTTTAATGGGATAGGTCTTGAAAGTAGCCAAACTTCCTTTCTAGAACCAGGTTGCTTCCCTGAACTAATAGAAAGTTACTGTCTATCTGAGTTACGCCCCCTTACAGAATTATCTACAGGACTAAAATCTTCTCATGAGGTCCTGAAATACAGATCCATAGATATGGGGGAGGGAGATCTTGGAAGAGGGAACAGTGGATGGTATGAAGATGCTTCTTTAAGAATTGTAGAAAATCACATTTCAGAACCAAGTGGTCAAGCTGGTTTGAAACCAATTGTGGAAGGCCAGCTTTCATATCATGACTCTGGTGTACCTGATAATACAGTAAACATCATAGGACGTGTACTCCTTAAGAACATTAATGTAAGATGGAGAATGCATGCTGGGTTGGACTGGCACAAAACTAGAAAGAGTAACATGTGTTCCAATAATATTCTTGGAAGGGATAGAACtgtatgtctagagcttgcagtATCTGGGTTGGAATTTCAATATGACATATTCACACCTGGCGGAGTTTCTGTGTCCAAACTTTCTCTTTCAGTCCATGATTTTCATCTCTATGACAAGAGCACAGATGCACCTTGGAAACTG GTGCTAAGATACTACGATTCAAAAGATCATCCTAGGGAATCCTCTTCAAAGGCATTCAAACTGGACCTAGAGGCTGTAAGACCAGATCCTTCTACACCTCTTGAGGAATACCG GTTACGCATTGCCCTCCTTCCTATGCGGTTACAGCTTCATCAAAGCCAACTTGATTTTCTCATCAGCTTTTTTGGTGAAAAAAGCACATCACTTGATCAGACTACTAGCTATCCTCCAGATACTGATTTGTTGGTGAAGAAGAGCCATAATCTTGCTGGCCATGCCATTGCAAATGAGGCATTGCTACCTTATTTTCAG AAGTTTGATATTTGGCCCATTATTGTTCGAGTTGACTATAGTCCTCACCATGTTGATCTAGCTGCACTGAAAGGTGGTAAATATGCGGAACTTGTAAACTTTGTTCCATGGAAG GGAATTGAGCTAGAACTTAAACACGTTCATGCTGTTGGTGTCTATGGGTGGGGCAGTGTTTGTGAAACAATTATCGGGGAGTGGTTGGAAGATATTTCTCAAAATCAG ATTCATAAAGTATTGTGTGGCTTTCCTACCGTCCAATCTTTGGTTGCTGTTGGTGCTGCTGCTGCAAAGCTGGTTTCCTTGCCACTTGAGAGCTATAGAAAAGATCAGAGGGTACTGAAGGGAATGCAAAGAG GTACAATGGCATTCCTTCGAAGTATATCACTTGAAGCTGTTGGACTTGGTGTGCATTTGGCAGCAGGGACTCGTGACATTCTGCTTCAGGCTGAGTATATGTTCACAAATATTCCTCCACCTGTATCATGGTCTTCACAAGGCAAGTCAAAGACGAAGAAAAAGACAAATGTTAGGCATAATCATCCTAAAGATGCCCAACAAGGAATACAACAG GCTTATGAGAGCATCAGTAACGGGCTTGGGAAATCTGCTTCTGCTTTGGTTCAGAAACCTTTGAAAAAATACCAACGAGGAGCCAGTGCAAGTTCTGCTCTGGCAACTGCTGTTAGGGCAGTTCCTACTGCTGCTATAGCGCCAGCTTCCGGTTGTGCAAGTGCAATACACTGTGCTCTCCTTGGACTCAGAAATAG CCTTGATCCTGAACGCAAGAAAGAGTCGATGGAGAAATATTTTGGTCCCACTCTGCCACAGGATCCAAATTAA